AGACAAGGGAGAATAATAACTGTCAACTGTCAACTGTTTTATGACTACCAAACGCATTCTCATCATTGATGATGAATATGATATTCGGGCTGTGGCTGAACTTGCTTTGAAAGCGGTGGGTGCATGGGAAGTATCCACGGCTGCTTCTGGTATTGAGGGAGTAGCAAAAGCATCTGCCGAACAACCGGATGTCATCCTTTTAGATGTGATGATGCCAGATATGGACGGAATCTCCACTTTTCAAGCTTTGCAAGCCAATCCTGTTACTCAGGCAATTCCTGTAATTTTGCTGACGGCAAAGGTACAAGCCGCCGAACAGAGGCGGTTTGCGGAATTGGGAGTGAGAGCCATCATTACTAAACCCTTCAAAGCGATGAAATTACCTGCTCAGGTTGCGGCTGCTATAGATTGGTCAAATTAAAAAAATATCTATCTTTAGACGTATCTCCACAAGTTCTGCATTTTTGGGGTCTAAAGTTAGAAGCAACTAGGAAATCAACAGTTTGAAAGTAGTTTTCTCGATTGGGTAGTGAGTTAATACCTATTACCCATACTTCTTTTTCAAGATAAGAGATTTACCTGAGTTCCTAGTAATCGATAAGTCAATTAATTGTTTTTTATTACATCTATAAACTGAGAAAAATGAAAGACTTAGAATTATTCCACTTCCATCTTGAAAGAGCAGTTTATATTTTAAAGTTCCAAGACAAAAGACTTATAGAAACTTGGATACATCAACTACATCTTAATTTAGATGCTGACTATATAGAATCTTGCTTAACAGCAGCAATTTTAGAATTATCAACTACTAATCCTGAAACATTTCACTGGATTTTTGATAAGTTATCTGATTGGAAGCCTTGTAGTCAGTTACTAGAGTCTATTACTAGATTCGCACTCAAGAAGCTTATCCAAAAAGGGTTTATGCCCGGACATGAATTTAGTTTTACTGCTGATAAGAAAATATTACTCAATGAAAATGCCAAAGCAGTAATTTTGAAAGATACTGCCAAAACAGACAGTCTCTTACTAGAAAAAGTCTTATTA
Above is a genomic segment from Nostoc sp. MS1 containing:
- a CDS encoding response regulator, translating into MTTKRILIIDDEYDIRAVAELALKAVGAWEVSTAASGIEGVAKASAEQPDVILLDVMMPDMDGISTFQALQANPVTQAIPVILLTAKVQAAEQRRFAELGVRAIITKPFKAMKLPAQVAAAIDWSN